In Planococcus shixiaomingii, the DNA window ACAACGCATCGGCATTGCCCGGGCATTGATGACGAATCCGAAACTGATTATTGCTGATGAGCCTGTTTCAGCTCTTGATGTATCGATCCAAGCGCAAGTTTTGAACTTGATGCAAGATCTTCAGAAAGAACTGAAACTTACTTATATATTTATTGCGCATGATCTTGGGGTTGTCCGCCATATCAGCGATCGTGTAGGGGTCATGTACCTTGGCCAGATGGCGGAACTTGCCAACACCGAAGACCTATATGAAAAGCCGCTTCATCCGTATACTCAGGCACTGCTAGCCGCTGTGCCAGTTCCGGATCCGGATTTTCAGCGGGAGCAAGTCGTAATCAAAGGGGATATCCCAAGCCCTGCAAATCCTCCTAGCGGCTGCAGGTTCCATACACGCTGCCCATTTAAAATGGATATTTGCGAAACAACAGTACCAATTTTTGCGGAAGTTGAAAAAGGTCATTCTGTAGCCTGCCATCTTTACGAAGAGTCCAGGCCGCAATGATAATAAAAAACACAAATGGAGGGGTCAATTTGGGAAGTAAAAAGTTCTTGTCACTAGCACTGCTTATGTTAATGCTAATATCGACAGCGCTCTTTGGCTGTAGTTCAGGCAACACCTCAGAAGGAACAGAAAGCGGCGGCGAAAAAGAAGAGGAAACAGCAAAAGAAAAAACGCTGATCTTTGGACGCGGCGGTGACTCTGTATCACTCGATCCGATCG includes these proteins:
- a CDS encoding ABC transporter ATP-binding protein, with translation MTEPLLKVEGLKKYFPIKSGLLGQVKNYVKAVDDVSFTVAEGETLGIVGESGCGKSTTGRMLMRLLDPTEGKVFFDGQELTKLSNQEMRKARRDIQMVFQDPYASLNPRHTIEKILMEPLNVHNIGDPKERKKKVHEFLEIVGLSSYHAKRYPHQFSGGQRQRIGIARALMTNPKLIIADEPVSALDVSIQAQVLNLMQDLQKELKLTYIFIAHDLGVVRHISDRVGVMYLGQMAELANTEDLYEKPLHPYTQALLAAVPVPDPDFQREQVVIKGDIPSPANPPSGCRFHTRCPFKMDICETTVPIFAEVEKGHSVACHLYEESRPQ